One region of Rhodocaloribacter litoris genomic DNA includes:
- the tagF gene encoding type VI secretion system-associated protein TagF, whose amino-acid sequence MQTLPTTIAYFGKLPTHGDFVQRNAGGAALRALDAWLQKGLYVARRQLGARFEATYDAMPPFAFRYHTGDGLLVGVIHPSRDRVGRRYPFMVAFEVPEAEAGPAPVPETPLRYAAFFERAAQLARRAAGGDLEPALLAPAAERFGDLVDGRDARPALERFYRETPLPTLWEHLWGHADDSRKYILFKNLLDILLPLQRTVPTGFPLVLRFPLCADAGRRPFVVSFWTDVCLRLVDGPAAGSSACPSLFWTHPVSQETPNAPHLLLTLRPPRAGSFALLVNPALDDDTLCDLESLGSRNAAQAALAIPARYGELLEADHLSLATFLDRL is encoded by the coding sequence ATGCAGACCCTCCCCACGACGATCGCCTATTTCGGGAAGCTCCCCACGCACGGCGACTTCGTGCAGCGCAACGCGGGCGGAGCCGCCCTCCGGGCGCTGGATGCATGGCTCCAGAAGGGGCTCTATGTAGCCCGGCGGCAACTCGGGGCCCGGTTCGAGGCCACCTACGATGCCATGCCTCCCTTCGCGTTCCGCTATCACACCGGCGACGGCCTGCTCGTCGGCGTGATCCATCCCAGCCGCGACCGCGTCGGGCGCCGCTATCCCTTCATGGTCGCCTTCGAGGTGCCGGAGGCGGAGGCCGGGCCCGCACCGGTCCCCGAAACCCCGCTCCGCTATGCGGCCTTCTTCGAACGTGCCGCGCAGCTCGCACGGCGTGCAGCCGGGGGAGACCTGGAACCCGCCCTCCTGGCGCCGGCCGCCGAGCGCTTCGGCGACCTCGTCGACGGCCGGGACGCCCGCCCCGCCCTGGAACGCTTCTACCGGGAGACGCCGCTGCCCACCCTCTGGGAACACCTGTGGGGCCATGCGGACGACTCGCGCAAGTACATCCTCTTCAAGAACCTGCTCGACATCCTCCTGCCGCTGCAACGGACCGTCCCGACCGGCTTCCCGCTGGTCCTGCGCTTCCCCCTCTGTGCCGATGCCGGGCGCCGGCCCTTCGTGGTGAGCTTCTGGACGGACGTATGCCTGCGCCTGGTCGACGGGCCGGCCGCGGGCAGCTCCGCCTGTCCCAGCCTTTTCTGGACGCATCCCGTCTCGCAGGAAACGCCGAACGCCCCGCACCTTCTGTTGACCCTGCGCCCCCCCCGGGCCGGCTCCTTCGCCCTGCTCGTGAATCCGGCGCTGGACGACGACACCCTCTGCGACCTCGAATCCCTCGGGAGCCGGAACGCTGCGCAGGCCGCCCTCGCGATCCCCGCCCGCTATGGCGAACTGCTCGAAGCCGACCACCTGAGCCTGGCGACCTTCCTGGACCGGCTCTGA